A DNA window from Daucus carota subsp. sativus chromosome 3, DH1 v3.0, whole genome shotgun sequence contains the following coding sequences:
- the LOC108214189 gene encoding diacylglycerol kinase 5, which translates to MASSESASNDPLKEFYIPDYIFFPSSKADPLSGVPTCPVIVFINSKSGGQLGGDLLVTYRSLLNKNQVYDLSNESPDNVLRNLYITLEKLKLSGDKLAINIHEKLRLIVAGGDGTAGWLLSVVCDLKLSHPPPIATVPLGTGNNLPFAFGWGKKNPGTDSESVISFLNKVKKADEMKIDSWHIILRMKVPKEGDCEPIAPLELPHSLHAFHRVAASDELNKEGCHTFRGGFWNYFSMGMDAQVSYAFHSERKLHPEKFKNQLVNQKTYAKLGCTQGWFSASLVHPSSRNIAQLAKVKIMKSTGEWQDLNIPSYIRSIVCLNLPSFSGGFNPWGTPNKKKIRDRDLTPPYVDDGLLEVVGFRDAWHGLVLLAPNGHGTRLGQARRIKFEFRKGAARETFMRIDGEPWKQPLPVDDDTVVVEISALGQVKMLAVENCKAKSVYDPTTPVRHEVEEGDSSDEEEGRKFGAADTFRMPDEVDISHLS; encoded by the exons ATGGCAAGTTCTGAATCTGCTTCCAATGACCCTTTGAAAGAATTCTACATCcctgattacatattttttccTAGCTCAAAGGCTGATCCGCTTTCTGGAGTACCAACATGCCCGGTAATAGTTTTCATCAACTCCAAAAGTGGTGGTCAGTTGGGTGGGGATCTTCTAGTCACATACCGTTCACTTCTAAATAAAAACCAG GTTTACGACTTGAGCAACGAGAGCCCTGACAATGTGCTACGCAATTTATATATCACTTTGGAGAAGCTCAAGCTTAGTGGAGACAAACTGGCCATAAACATCCATGAGAAACTGAGATTAATT GTTGCAGGAGGAGATGGCACCGCTGGCTGGCTTCTCAGTGTTGTTTGTGATTTAAAGTTATCCCACCCGCCACCTATTGCAACAGTGCCCCTAGGAACTGGGAACAATCTTCCATTTGCATTTGGTTGG GGAAAGAAGAATCCTGGAACAGACAGCGAGTCTGTCATCTCATTCTTGAATAAGGTGAAGAAAGCAGACGAAATGAAGATAGACAG CTGGCACATTATTTTGAGGATGAAAGTCCCAAAAGAAGGCGACTGTGAGCCCATTGCTCCTCTGGAATTGCCACATTCTTTGCATGCATTTCATCGTGTAGCTGCATCAGATGAACTCAACAAG GAAGGATGTCACACATTTCGCGGAGGTTTTTGGAACTATTTTAGCATGG GCATGGATGCACAAGTATCTTATGCATTTCATTCTGAGCGGAAGTTGCACCCAGAGAAATTCAAAAATCAGCTTGTTAATCAG AAAACATATGCAAAGCTTGGATGTACCCAGGGATGGTTCTCAGCATCTCTTGTTCACCCTTCTTCAAG GAATATCGCACAACTTGCAAAAGTCAAAATCATGAAAAGTACTGGTGAATGGCAAGACCTTAATATACCTTCATA TATTAGGTCAATTGTATGCCTCAACTTGCCTAGCTTTTCTGGTGGATTTAATCCTTGGGGGACACCAAACAAGAAGAAAATACGTGAT AGAGACTTGACTCCCCCTTATGTAGATGACGGCCTGCTTGAGGTTGTTGGTTTTAGAGATGCATGGCATGGGCTTGTATTGCTTGCACCTAATGGGCATGGGACACGCCTTGGACAG GCTCGCCGAATCAAATTTGAGTTCCGGAAAGGTGCAGCAAGAGAAACATTTATGAGGATTGATGGAGAACCTTGGAAACAACCCCTTCCGGTTGATGATGACACTGTTGTGGTTGAAATTTCGGCCTTGGGTCAGGTGAAGATGCTTGCCGTGGAAAACTGCAAAGCGAAAAGTGTTTATGATCCCACAACTCCAGTCCGTCATGAAGTTGAGGAAGGTGATAgcagtgatgaagaggagggaAGAAAGTTTGGTGCAGCTGATACTTTCAGAATGCCAGATGAGGT